The following nucleotide sequence is from Dehalococcoidia bacterium.
ATACACTTCGCGCTACGGCACCGATCTCCGCCGGGCTAGAGGCGATGGTGGCCCCGGCGGCACGAAGCGCCTCGAACTTCTCCACTGCGGTACCCGAGCTGCCGGTGATGATCGCCCCAGCGTGCCCCATCCTCCTCCCCGGCGGCGCGGTGCTCCCTGAGACGAAGGCGACGACCGGCTTGGTCATCTCCCTTATGAATTCCGCCGCTTCCTGCTCCGCCGTGCCGCCGATCTCCCCGATAAGCACCACCAGCCCTGTTTCGCTATCCTGTTCGAACAGCCCCAGCACATCGATAAAGGTTGTGCCGATTAGGGGATCGCCACCCACTCCAATACAGGTGGATTGACCGATCCCCTGCTCTGTTAGCTGGGCCACCGCCTCATAGGTCAGGGTGCCGCTCCGGGAGACCACGCCCACGCTCCCGGCCATGTGAATATCACCTGGCATGAGCCCCACCTTTGACTTCCCCGGCGAGATAACCCCGGGGCAATTGGGTCCGATGAGACGTGTATATTTCCCCTTCAGATAGCCAAGAACGGTAACCATGTCCAGGGTAGGGATGCCGTCGGTAATGCATACCACCAGGGTTATGCCGGCATCTGCCGCCTCCAGGATGGCATCGGCAGCGAAGGCGGGGGGGACGAAGATCATGCTCGCATTTGCCCCGGTCTCCTTAACCGCACGCCCCACCTCATTGAAAACCGGCACCCCATCGAACGATGTCCCTCCCTTTCCCGGTGTAACCCCGGCAACGACCTTGGTGCCGTATGCCATACACCTTCTGGTATGAAAGCTTCCCTCACTACCAGTGATACCCTGAACCAGAAGTCTGGTATCCTCATCGACAAGAATGCTCATTCTAACCCCCTATGCCATTTAGACGAGAAACTGTATAGCAAAAAACCCCGAAGCCAGCGCAACGACGACGCAAATCGCGGCGCCAAATTCCTTCATTAACCTAAAATTCCTTATTTCATGAAGCAAGATACCCACACCCACGCCTGCCACGAGAAATGCCAGGCTGAGTAATATTTGAAAGCGAATCGTCAGGACTCCGCTTATAATGAAGTCGAGACCTTCAGCGAGCCCCCCGCTTACCTCAATACCGGCCAATCTAGCCCAGACCACAATTAACGATCCAGTGCAGACCAGGAGCAGTGCTATCCCGATAATCATAATCTTATCCCCATAACCATAGGCCTCCTATTTCCATCGACAATGATGCTCATTATAATCCCCCTTTCTCGCTCTGCCACAATTCAACCCGCCCCACCCCTTGCCACCACCACCTTCTCCGCAGCATCCCTCAGGTCCTTAGCCATGACTATTGGGAGGCCAGATTCGGCGAGGAGCTTCATCCCCTCCTCGACATTCGTCCCCCTCATCCTGACCACTATCGGCACCTTGATCTCCTTCTGTTTTGAGGCCTCAATCATACCACGCGCTACGATGTCACACCTGAGTATTCCGCCGAAGATATTGACCAGCGCCGCCTTGACCTTAGGGTCGGATAGCAGTAGGGTGAAGGCACTGGTAACCATCTCCTCGCTGGCTCCACCGCCTACATCGAGGAAGTTTGCCGGCTCACCCCCCACCTGCTTGATAATGTCCATGGTGGCCATGGCAAGTCCAGCGCCATTGACCATACACCCCACATCGCCATCGAGCCGTATATAGGAGAGGTTATGCTTTGCCGCCTCCAGGTCCAGCTCGTCCTCCTGAGCAGGGTCCCGAAGCTCGGCGTAATCGCGATGGCGAAACAGGGCGTTGTCATCGAGGTTAAGCTTGGCATCCAGCGCCAGCAGCCTGCCATCCGAGGTAACCACCAGCGGGTTAATCTCCGCCAGAGAGGCGTCCTGCTCCTTGAACATACGGAACAGGTTGCCGATAAGCTGTCCCATAGGCCTTACCTGCTCCGCCTCCAAATTTAAGCCAAAGGCAAGCCTCCGACCTAAAAAGGGCTGAAACCCGATCATGGGGTCGATATATACCTTGAGTATCTTCTCCGGGCTCCTGGCAGCCACCTCCTCGATGTCCATACCCCCCGCCTCGCTGGCCATGATCACCGGCAGGCCTTTCCCCGAATCGATGACGATACCGAGGTATAACTCCCGCTCAATTGTCCCCTCCTCCTCGACCAGCACCTTGTCTACGGGCACCCCGTCAGGAGATGTCTGATGGGTAACCAGCCTCATCCCGATTATCTGGCCCGCCAGTTTTTCCGCCTCATCGGGGGACTGCGCCGTCTTGATCCCACCACCCTTTCCCCGGCCGCCGGCATAGACCTGTGCCTTTATTACAACCGTCCCGCCGAGCTGGGCAGCGACCTTTTTGGCCTCCTCGGGGGTCGACGCAACGCCCCCTTTGGGCACGGGGATACCGTATTTGGCGAATAACTCCTTGGCCTGATACTCATGGATTTTCACTCTTTCACTCCTTTCGACGTGCCTTCGCCCCTAGCACCAATCGATTGGCTTTTCTCACACTAGTAAAAGGTTATCCTGCCTCAAGAACCACTTGATATATTAATCGATTGGAGCCTGCTCCCACACCCTTTAAATAGCGACAAAGCGGAGGGGGTGGGATTCGAACCCACGGTCCCGAAAATCGAGACTGCGGTTTTCAAGACCGCCACCATAGGCCTCTCGGTCACCCCTCCCTCTTTTCATACTACTCGATATGACCTTGTCGTCCTATGCGCTAGGCTCTTCTATTTGGTAGTCGGCTTCATAAATCATGGACAAAAGTATCTGGTGTAGCGAAAAGTTTAAAAATTTGGAGACCGGCTTTATAGACTACGGCTAACGATCCATTCGGACGTAACTTAATTTTCGAAGTACTATACATCCGCTACTTTATAACCTCAAACCGGGTATATGGGCGTAGAACCTCAGGTATCACTATGCTACCATCGGGCTGCTGATAGTTCTCCAGGAGGGCGATCAGCACGCGGGGCAGGGCCAGACCCGAGCCATTCAGGGTGTGCACAAACTGCGGCCTGGCACTACTCTGGGGGCGAAAGCGAATATTGGCGCGCCTCGCTTGAAAATCGCTACAGCTGGAGCAGGAGCTTACCTCCAACCACTCTCCACACCCAGGGGCCCAAACCTCGATATCGTATGACTTGTTGGCGGCAAAACCAAGGTCGCCGCTGCAAAGCTGTAGTACCCGATAGGGGATGCCCAACCGGCGGCATACCTCCTCAGCATCACCTACCATTTTCTCCAGCTCCCCATCCGATGAATCGGGCACGACAAATTTGTAAAGCTCCACCTTATCGAATTGATGCCCCCTTTTAATTCCCCTGGTATCCTTGCCCGCCGACATCTTCTCTCGGCGAAAGCAAGCGGTATAGGCTACATAATATAGAGGAAGGGTGCCCGGGGGGAGAATCTCATCGCGGTGAAGGTTGGTCAGCGGCACCTCAGCGGTGGGCACAAACCATAAATCGTCCTCCTCATCGTGGTAGAGGTTATCGGCGAACTTGGGAAGATTTCCCGACCCAACCATGCACTCTCGCTTTACCATAAAGGGGGGATACATCTCGGTATAGCCATGTTCCTGCACGTGCAGGTCGAGCATGAAGGAGATCAGGGCGCGCTGGAGGTGTGCCCCCAACCCTTTGAGCACATAGAAGCGGGTGCCCGAGATCTTCGACCCCCGCTCAAAGTCGATGATTCCCAATGATTCGCCCAGCTCCCAGTGGGGCTTGGGTGTAAAATCGAGTTTTCGAGCTTCCCCCCAGCTTCGCACCTCTATATTACCGCTTTCATCCTTACCTGTTGGAACGCTGGGGTGAGGAATGTTGGGCACGCGAAGGAGGAGGTCGTTAAGCTGCTCTTCGATCTCCCCCACCTGCTCGTCGAGGGACTTGATTCGATCCCCCATCTGGCGCATCTCCTCGATCAGTTGTGGAGGCCTCTCGCCTGTTTTGCCTATCTCTCGACTCACCTCGTTTCGCCGTGCCCTCAGTGCCTCCACCTCGGTAAGCAGGCTGCGGCGACGCTCATCAAAAGCGAGGATATCATCGATATCCTCGCTGGACTGACGCTTCCCCAGTGCCTCGCGAACCAGGGCAGGGTTTTCACGGATGAATTGCAGGCTCAGCATAACTGTTACTTATTACTTAGTACGTAACTGCGGGAAGAGGATAACATCTCTTATCGAATGCTGGTCGGTGAGCAGCATCACCAGCCGGTCGATGCCCATGCCCAGGCCTCCCGTGGGCGGCATGCCATTCTCCAGTGCCACCAGGAAATCCTCATCCACCCTCTCCGCCTCCTCATCGCCCAAAAGGGCGCGTAGTCTCTCCTGCTCCAGGAAGCGCTCCCGCTGCTCCACGGGGTCGTTGAGCTCGGTGAAGGCATTGGCGAGCTCCATCCCCCCGGCAAAGGCCTCAAACCGCTCCACCAACCGCTCACTCCCAAGCTTTCGCTTCGCCAGGGGCGATAGCTCAATGGGGTAGTCCATTACGAAGGTGGGCTGAATTAGACCTGGCTCCACGAAGGTGGAGATGAGCTTGTCGATGAGCTTGGCCCAGCTTGGTCTATCATCCACCTCTAATCCTTGATCTCGAATTGCGTTGCGCAGTGAGTGCTCATCAGCATGTTCCATAAAATCGATGCCACACCCTTCCTTAATGGCATCTTGCAGGGTGATGCGCCGCCAAGGAGGCGCGAAATCTATGCGACTTCCGGCGAAGCTGACCCTGGTCTTGCGCAAAACCCTCCTGGCAACATGGGAAACCATCTCCTCTGCCATCGCCATCACATCGTTATAGTCAGTATAGGCCTCATAGCTCTCAAGCATGGTAAATTCCGGGTTGTGCTTTATGGATATGCCCTCGTTGCGGAAGATGCGCCCAATCTCATACACCCTATCGAGGCCGCCCACGATGAGCCGCTTCAGGTAAAGCTCGGGGGCGATGCGCAGGTATAGGTCCTGGTCTAAAGCATGATGATGTGTAGTGAAGGGACGAGCCAGAGCGCCGCCCGCCACGGGATGGAGTACCGGCGTCTCCACCTCGATAAAACCACGCTTGTCGAGGAAGCGCCTTATGGCAGAAATAGCCCGGCTGCGCAACACAAATATCCGACCTACCTCTTCATTGGAGATGAGGTCGAGGTAGCGTTGCCTGTAGCGCTTCTCTACATCGGTAAGCCCGTGCCACTTCTCAGGCAGGGGATGGAGGGACTTGGCGAGCAGGGTGCAATCGGAAACCTTTAATGTTACCTCTCCAGCATGCGTTTTAAATGCATTGCCGCTTACCCCGATGATGTCTCCAACATCACACTGCTTTATTAGTTCATACTTATCCCCCAGGAGGTCGCTGCGGAAGTAGGCCTGGATGTTACCCGATGAGTCTCGGATGTCAATGAATGTGGCCTTGCCCATATCCCGGCAAGCCATTATTCGACCGGCGAGGCTCACCACCGAGTCATCGCCCCGCTCGAAGAGGGCGATGGCCTCCTTTGTGTTGTGGCTGCGATGGTAACGGTGGGGATAAGTATCGATTCCCTGCTGGCAAATTCTCTCTAGCTTTTCGCGGCGCTGCCTGGTTATATCATCGATGCGAGCCACTACTTAATCTCCAGGATCCTCAGCTTGAGCGGCCCTGCAGGTGCCTCCACCTCCGCCTCATCTCCCACTCTCTTGCCCAGCAATGCCTTACCCATCGGTGATTCGTTGGAAATCCTCCACTCGCCAGGTTTAGCCTCGGCACTACCCACAATGGTATAGTGTTCCTCACTGCCGTCCTGAAGTTGCACCCTCACCTCGTTCCCCACCTCCACGAAGTCCACATTGATGTCCTCGTGATGGATGATTTTGGCATTCCTGATGATCCTCTCAATCTCGAGGATCTTCCCCTCGACGAAGCCCTGCTCGTTCTTAGCCTCCTCATACTCCGGCGAGATAACAGAGCTGCGCAATTCCTTGGACTGCTGGATTTTTTCCGCCACATCCTGGCGTCGCACCGTACGCAGATACTCCAGCTCCTCCTCCAGCCTTGCCAGACCCTCCGGGGTGAGGAAATTCTCTTTATTAGACATCCTAACCTTCCTTCTACCGCTACTAAAAAAGACTGAAGGTCGACGACCCTCAGCCGTATATCTCTTTATTTTTTATATATTATACAAGCTATTGAAATATTTGTAAAGCCCCTTGACGGGAGTAGTATTCTCCATAGTATAATATTCCTTGAATAGGGGAAAGAAATCGGCTTCTATTGGGAATGCGCATTATTGCAGGCAAAGCGAAGGGACAATATATTAAATCGCCAAAAGGTATTTATATCCGCCCTACATCTGACTTAATAAGAGGGGCGCTCTTTTCCATTTTAGAATCTATGGACACTGACTGGTCTTCTGTGCTTGACCTTTATGCAGGCACTGGCTCCATGGGTCTCGAGGCGCTGAGCCGAGGTGCGGGGTGGGCCGATTTCGTTGAGCAAAATCCCAGGTGCTACGCTGT
It contains:
- the sucD gene encoding succinate--CoA ligase subunit alpha, with the translated sequence MSILVDEDTRLLVQGITGSEGSFHTRRCMAYGTKVVAGVTPGKGGTSFDGVPVFNEVGRAVKETGANASMIFVPPAFAADAILEAADAGITLVVCITDGIPTLDMVTVLGYLKGKYTRLIGPNCPGVISPGKSKVGLMPGDIHMAGSVGVVSRSGTLTYEAVAQLTEQGIGQSTCIGVGGDPLIGTTFIDVLGLFEQDSETGLVVLIGEIGGTAEQEAAEFIREMTKPVVAFVSGSTAPPGRRMGHAGAIITGSSGTAVEKFEALRAAGATIASSPAEIGAVARSVYRA
- the serS gene encoding serine--tRNA ligase, translated to MLSLQFIRENPALVREALGKRQSSEDIDDILAFDERRRSLLTEVEALRARRNEVSREIGKTGERPPQLIEEMRQMGDRIKSLDEQVGEIEEQLNDLLLRVPNIPHPSVPTGKDESGNIEVRSWGEARKLDFTPKPHWELGESLGIIDFERGSKISGTRFYVLKGLGAHLQRALISFMLDLHVQEHGYTEMYPPFMVKRECMVGSGNLPKFADNLYHDEEDDLWFVPTAEVPLTNLHRDEILPPGTLPLYYVAYTACFRREKMSAGKDTRGIKRGHQFDKVELYKFVVPDSSDGELEKMVGDAEEVCRRLGIPYRVLQLCSGDLGFAANKSYDIEVWAPGCGEWLEVSSCSSCSDFQARRANIRFRPQSSARPQFVHTLNGSGLALPRVLIALLENYQQPDGSIVIPEVLRPYTRFEVIK
- the lysS gene encoding lysine--tRNA ligase — its product is MARIDDITRQRREKLERICQQGIDTYPHRYHRSHNTKEAIALFERGDDSVVSLAGRIMACRDMGKATFIDIRDSSGNIQAYFRSDLLGDKYELIKQCDVGDIIGVSGNAFKTHAGEVTLKVSDCTLLAKSLHPLPEKWHGLTDVEKRYRQRYLDLISNEEVGRIFVLRSRAISAIRRFLDKRGFIEVETPVLHPVAGGALARPFTTHHHALDQDLYLRIAPELYLKRLIVGGLDRVYEIGRIFRNEGISIKHNPEFTMLESYEAYTDYNDVMAMAEEMVSHVARRVLRKTRVSFAGSRIDFAPPWRRITLQDAIKEGCGIDFMEHADEHSLRNAIRDQGLEVDDRPSWAKLIDKLISTFVEPGLIQPTFVMDYPIELSPLAKRKLGSERLVERFEAFAGGMELANAFTELNDPVEQRERFLEQERLRALLGDEEAERVDEDFLVALENGMPPTGGLGMGIDRLVMLLTDQHSIRDVILFPQLRTK
- the greA gene encoding transcription elongation factor GreA, translated to MSNKENFLTPEGLARLEEELEYLRTVRRQDVAEKIQQSKELRSSVISPEYEEAKNEQGFVEGKILEIERIIRNAKIIHHEDINVDFVEVGNEVRVQLQDGSEEHYTIVGSAEAKPGEWRISNESPMGKALLGKRVGDEAEVEAPAGPLKLRILEIK